Proteins co-encoded in one Arthrobacter globiformis genomic window:
- the dctA gene encoding C4-dicarboxylate transporter DctA encodes MDHITTAGPAAPAKTQSARKTRWYRQLYFWVLTAIVFGILLGWLAPAAGIAMEPIGATFVNAMKMLIGPIVFLTIVGGIASVADLKKVGMTGLKALTYFQIGTICAMVFGLVAINIFRLGDGVNADASTIKTSESAAKLIDAGQHQEWWQFLTHIIPNSIVGPFVEGDILQIIFIAVVFGIALNAMGKVGTPVLDGVQRLTAVMFKILGFIMKAAPIGAFGAMAYAVGKFGVSSLTSMGGLIALFYATSILFVVIVLGSVMAFLKLNIFTMIRHLKEEYMLILGTSTAEPALPGLMRKLEHAGVKKETVGLVVPTGYSFNLDGAAIYLSLAALYIAQATNTDLTIGQQLGLLAVMLLTSKSAAGVAGGGFIALTATLTTLGTIPAAGIMLIFGIDKFMSECRALVNFTGNAVATLFIAWWDRTLDADRARRVFAGETVEPMPAEDPVHAEDVTRIDEDLTEYGHHSTRHDAKNGNAGPGDAKHHTADPAHYRRRAYSETV; translated from the coding sequence ATGGACCACATCACCACCGCCGGCCCGGCTGCCCCAGCCAAGACGCAGTCGGCCCGCAAGACACGTTGGTACAGGCAGCTGTACTTCTGGGTGCTGACAGCCATTGTCTTCGGCATTCTGCTCGGCTGGCTGGCGCCGGCCGCCGGCATCGCCATGGAACCCATCGGCGCCACTTTCGTCAACGCGATGAAGATGCTCATCGGGCCGATTGTGTTCCTGACCATCGTGGGCGGCATCGCCAGCGTCGCCGACCTCAAAAAGGTGGGGATGACCGGACTGAAGGCCCTCACCTATTTCCAGATCGGCACCATCTGCGCCATGGTCTTCGGCCTGGTAGCCATCAACATCTTCCGCCTCGGGGACGGTGTCAACGCCGACGCCAGCACCATCAAGACCTCCGAATCCGCGGCAAAGCTCATCGACGCCGGCCAGCACCAGGAGTGGTGGCAGTTCCTCACGCACATCATCCCCAACAGCATCGTGGGGCCATTCGTGGAGGGCGACATCCTGCAGATCATCTTCATCGCTGTTGTTTTCGGCATTGCCCTGAACGCCATGGGCAAGGTGGGTACGCCCGTCCTGGACGGTGTTCAGCGCCTGACCGCGGTGATGTTCAAAATCCTTGGCTTCATCATGAAGGCCGCCCCGATCGGTGCCTTCGGGGCGATGGCCTACGCCGTGGGCAAGTTCGGCGTCTCCTCCCTCACCAGCATGGGCGGCCTCATCGCATTGTTCTACGCCACCTCGATCCTCTTCGTGGTGATCGTGCTCGGCTCGGTCATGGCCTTCCTGAAGCTGAACATCTTCACGATGATCCGCCACCTCAAAGAGGAATACATGCTCATCCTCGGCACCTCCACCGCGGAGCCGGCCCTGCCCGGCCTGATGCGCAAGCTCGAGCATGCGGGCGTGAAGAAGGAAACCGTCGGCCTCGTCGTCCCCACCGGGTACAGCTTCAACCTGGACGGCGCCGCGATCTACCTGTCCCTGGCCGCGCTCTACATCGCCCAGGCCACCAACACTGATCTCACCATCGGACAGCAGCTGGGCCTGCTCGCCGTGATGCTGCTGACCTCCAAGAGTGCGGCGGGTGTTGCCGGCGGCGGTTTCATCGCCCTGACCGCCACGCTGACCACCCTCGGCACCATCCCCGCCGCCGGTATCATGCTCATCTTCGGCATCGACAAGTTCATGTCCGAATGCCGTGCCCTGGTGAACTTCACCGGCAATGCCGTCGCCACCCTCTTCATCGCCTGGTGGGACCGCACCCTCGACGCCGACCGCGCCCGCCGGGTCTTCGCCGGGGAAACCGTCGAGCCGATGCCCGCCGAGGATCCCGTCCATGCCGAAGACGTCACCCGCATCGACGAGGACCTCACCGAATACGGCCACCACTCCACCCGGCACGATGCCAAGAACGGGAATGCCGGGCCCGGGGACGCCAAACACCACACGGCGGACCCCGCCCATTACCGCCGCCGCGCCTACTCGGAAACCGTCTGA
- a CDS encoding tartrate dehydrogenase → MSATQTFSIASIPADGVGKEVVSAGRRVLDALADNSNGKFAFEWTEFPWGCGYYEKTGQMMDPNGLEALKDFDAIYFGAVGWENVPDHVSLWGLRLNITQNFDQWANIRPVKFLPGIQSPLRKADNTELDWIVVRENSEGEYAGLGGRNLSGRGPGNEVALQTALFTEKGCERIMRYAFDLARTRTVKKVSSVTKSNAQQYGMVLWDETFKRVALDYPDVQTESVLVDAMSAKFILHPEDLSVVVASNLNADILSDLGSALAGSLGLAASANLNPERRFPSMFEPVHGSAPDIAGKGISNPIGAIASAALMLDHFGLHEEARRVEAAIEQTTGAGHLTRDVGGESTTDDVTEAIIAALTHSLASV, encoded by the coding sequence ATGAGCGCCACCCAGACATTCAGCATCGCTTCAATCCCCGCAGACGGCGTCGGCAAGGAAGTCGTTTCCGCCGGCCGCCGCGTCCTGGACGCACTGGCGGACAACTCGAACGGCAAGTTCGCCTTCGAGTGGACCGAGTTCCCGTGGGGCTGCGGCTACTACGAGAAGACCGGGCAGATGATGGACCCCAACGGCCTGGAGGCCCTGAAGGACTTCGACGCCATCTACTTCGGCGCCGTCGGCTGGGAGAACGTCCCGGACCACGTCAGCCTGTGGGGCCTGCGCCTGAACATCACGCAGAACTTCGACCAGTGGGCCAACATCCGGCCGGTCAAGTTCCTCCCCGGCATCCAGTCCCCGCTCCGCAAGGCAGACAACACAGAACTCGACTGGATCGTTGTCCGCGAGAACAGCGAAGGCGAGTATGCCGGCCTCGGCGGCCGAAACCTGAGCGGCCGCGGCCCCGGCAACGAGGTTGCACTGCAGACCGCGCTGTTCACCGAGAAGGGCTGCGAGCGCATCATGCGGTACGCCTTCGACCTCGCCCGGACCCGCACCGTGAAGAAGGTCTCCTCGGTGACGAAGTCCAACGCGCAGCAGTACGGCATGGTCCTCTGGGATGAAACCTTCAAGCGGGTGGCCCTGGATTACCCAGACGTGCAGACCGAAAGCGTCCTTGTCGATGCGATGAGCGCCAAGTTCATCCTGCATCCCGAGGATCTGTCCGTCGTCGTTGCCTCCAACCTGAACGCCGACATCCTGTCCGACCTCGGCTCAGCCCTGGCCGGCAGCCTCGGCCTGGCGGCGAGCGCCAACCTGAACCCGGAACGCCGCTTCCCGTCCATGTTCGAACCGGTCCACGGCTCCGCCCCGGACATCGCCGGCAAGGGCATCAGCAACCCCATCGGCGCGATCGCCAGCGCAGCCCTGATGCTTGACCACTTCGGCCTGCACGAGGAAGCCCGCCGCGTCGAGGCCGCCATTGAGCAGACCACCGGCGCCGGGCACCTGACCCGCGACGTCGGCGGTGAATCCACCACCGACGACGTCACCGAAGCGATTATCGCGGCCCTGACCCACTCGCTTGCCTCTGTCTAG
- a CDS encoding LysR family transcriptional regulator: MDTRKLKYFLAVVDHDGFNRAAEHLLIAQPSLSQTIASLEKDLGVPLFHRIGRRAVLSEAGKELVGPARLVMRDLDAAQSAVQALRGLRSGRLDIISMPSPGIEPLTSMTAAFTRLHPKVRLNVSAAFTPEEVIESVRSGSTEIGLAGSSSPVRVPGVNVLDLERQPLILIVNPQADAFPDGSTIQREDLDGHRLIASQRGSLMRWLVDDALAHGVKVEIVVEVAHRTSILPLVLAGVGHAVMPSSWAPTAHKAGLRTLQIEPVSHLDVAILSRKDGQTPAARAFLDVAERHVALEHADADS, encoded by the coding sequence GTGGACACCCGGAAGCTGAAGTATTTCCTGGCGGTGGTTGACCACGACGGATTCAACCGTGCGGCGGAACACCTGCTCATCGCGCAGCCGTCCCTGTCCCAGACCATTGCCAGCCTGGAGAAGGACCTGGGCGTGCCGCTGTTCCACCGCATCGGGCGCCGGGCCGTCCTTAGCGAGGCCGGAAAGGAACTTGTGGGGCCAGCCCGGCTGGTGATGCGCGACCTGGACGCTGCCCAGTCTGCCGTGCAGGCGCTCCGCGGCCTGCGGAGCGGGCGCCTGGACATCATCAGCATGCCCTCCCCCGGCATCGAGCCGCTGACGTCCATGACCGCCGCGTTCACCAGGCTGCACCCGAAGGTCCGCCTCAACGTCAGCGCCGCCTTCACCCCGGAGGAGGTCATCGAGTCGGTCCGCAGCGGCAGCACCGAGATTGGCCTGGCCGGCTCCTCCAGCCCGGTCCGTGTCCCGGGAGTCAACGTACTGGACCTGGAACGCCAGCCGCTGATCCTCATCGTCAACCCCCAGGCGGACGCATTCCCCGACGGGAGCACCATCCAGCGGGAGGACCTGGACGGGCACCGGCTGATCGCCAGCCAGCGCGGATCACTGATGCGCTGGCTCGTGGACGATGCACTGGCGCACGGCGTTAAGGTCGAAATCGTCGTCGAAGTCGCACACCGGACCTCGATCCTGCCCCTGGTGCTGGCCGGCGTCGGACACGCCGTCATGCCATCCTCCTGGGCGCCCACCGCGCACAAGGCCGGCCTTCGCACTCTGCAGATCGAACCCGTCTCCCACCTGGACGTGGCCATCCTGAGCCGGAAGGACGGCCAGACACCGGCTGCCCGCGCCTTCCTCGACGTGGCGGAACGGCACGTTGCCCTGGAGCACGCAGACGCCGACTCATAG
- a CDS encoding SRPBCC family protein, with protein MAVTFESTTRTTIGMTELFDLSRSIDAHKDSMARSREEAVGGVASGLISLGEEVTWRAWHFGLPIRMTSRITEMQLPHYFVDEQVRGPFRHFRHVHEFTADGAGTIMVDRIDFAAPCGLLGRLAEKLFLARYLRQLIETRNLYLTAGARAE; from the coding sequence ATGGCCGTCACGTTTGAAAGCACCACACGGACAACCATCGGGATGACCGAGCTGTTTGACCTCTCCCGAAGCATCGATGCCCACAAGGACTCCATGGCCCGCTCGCGGGAGGAAGCCGTTGGTGGCGTCGCTTCCGGGCTGATCTCTCTGGGGGAGGAAGTAACCTGGCGCGCCTGGCACTTCGGGCTGCCGATACGGATGACAAGCCGGATTACCGAGATGCAGCTGCCCCACTACTTCGTTGACGAGCAGGTCCGCGGGCCGTTTCGTCACTTCCGCCACGTCCATGAATTCACTGCGGACGGGGCCGGAACCATCATGGTGGACAGGATCGACTTCGCGGCGCCGTGCGGGCTCCTGGGACGCCTTGCGGAGAAACTCTTCCTGGCGCGCTACCTCCGCCAACTCATCGAGACGCGCAACCTGTACCTGACCGCCGGAGCACGGGCTGAATGA
- a CDS encoding efflux RND transporter permease subunit, translating to MRWIVGISLRFRTIVVALACVVMLLGSVQLSKASLDVFPEFAPPRVEVQTACLGLTAQEVEELVSVPIEASLSGMPGLDELRSKSVPQLSSIVLIFKQGTDLLNARQQVSERMASVTSALPTWAAPPVMLQPLSSTSRVMKIGMTSSNRSLIEMSMLSYWTIRARLLRVPGVANVAIWGERLQMLQVQVQPERLKAKNVSLNQVMEVTAGAVDAGLLQYSPGKFIGTGGFVGSPNQQMSIRHVQPITSPEDLARVTIREDHGTALHLGDVARVVEDHQPLIGDAVINNGHGLMLIVEKLPWGNTLEVTKGVEEALHELQPGMSGVTFDTTIFRPASFIEEAVSNLSLALLLGCLLVVMILSAFLFQWRTALISLIAIPLSLLTAVMVLYLTGGSVNTMILAGLVIAVGVVVDDAIIDVENIMRRLRQHRGYGGGESTASVVLKASLEMRSPIVYATLIIVVAALPIFFLEGLTGVFFRPLAVSYTLAVLASMLVALTVTPALALILLARAKLEQLDPPLVRVLKRGYHALLSRIMNRPRYGYAGFGALALVGLAIAPLLGQSLFPTFKERDFLMHWVSEPGTSAAEEYRIAQRGCAAFLKVPGVLNCGTHIGQAFQADEIVGVNAGEHWISIDRHANYEQTVAAVQDVVDGYPGLHRDVQTYLKERIEEVLTGASEPILVRVYGDDLAVLREQAQRIKGILSEIEGTDDPHISLEVDVPQITVKVNLAAAEKFGLKPGDVRRAAATLVAGEEVGDVFRDGRAYDVQVWSTPETRANVTSIEDLPIDTPGGKRVRLADVADVNVQATPNLIDRTNGSRRVEVGSFIDPGADLGHVVTQLQERLKSLNLPVGYSVQLLGEYTERQAATERLTILAVAALILILVLLQASFRSWRLAILALLTLPIALVGGVLAAYFTGGVLSLGSLVGFLTVMGIAARNGILLISHCLHLERIEGVPFSGSLVLRGAGERLSPILMTTLATGLALVPLVVMGDVPGHEIEYPMAVVILGGLLTSTLLNLFIVPSLYLRFAQSRKSRKAAEQELALQKLAVQ from the coding sequence ATGCGGTGGATCGTAGGAATCAGCCTCAGGTTCAGGACGATAGTTGTTGCCCTTGCCTGCGTGGTGATGCTGCTGGGATCCGTCCAGCTCAGTAAGGCATCGCTGGATGTTTTCCCGGAGTTCGCGCCCCCGCGGGTCGAGGTCCAGACGGCCTGCCTGGGGCTCACGGCCCAGGAGGTCGAGGAACTCGTCTCAGTGCCGATTGAGGCGTCTCTTTCCGGAATGCCGGGCCTGGATGAGCTGAGGTCAAAGTCGGTGCCCCAGCTGTCCTCGATCGTCCTGATCTTCAAACAGGGGACCGACCTGCTCAACGCCCGGCAGCAGGTTTCCGAGCGGATGGCTTCCGTGACGTCGGCCCTGCCCACGTGGGCTGCTCCCCCGGTGATGCTGCAGCCGCTGTCCTCGACCAGCCGCGTCATGAAAATCGGGATGACGTCGTCCAACCGGTCCCTGATCGAGATGTCCATGCTGTCGTACTGGACCATCCGGGCCCGGCTGCTGCGGGTCCCGGGCGTGGCCAACGTGGCCATCTGGGGCGAGCGGCTCCAGATGCTGCAGGTCCAGGTCCAGCCTGAGCGGCTCAAAGCCAAGAATGTCTCGCTTAACCAGGTCATGGAAGTAACGGCCGGGGCTGTGGACGCCGGTCTGCTCCAGTACTCACCCGGAAAATTCATCGGCACCGGCGGCTTCGTCGGCAGCCCGAACCAGCAGATGAGCATCCGCCACGTCCAGCCGATCACGAGCCCCGAGGATCTGGCCCGGGTGACCATACGCGAAGACCACGGCACCGCACTGCACCTGGGCGACGTTGCCAGGGTGGTGGAGGACCATCAGCCGCTGATCGGTGATGCAGTTATCAACAACGGTCATGGACTGATGCTTATTGTCGAGAAGCTCCCGTGGGGCAACACGCTCGAGGTGACCAAGGGCGTTGAGGAAGCCCTCCACGAACTTCAGCCGGGTATGAGCGGTGTCACCTTTGACACCACCATCTTCCGTCCGGCGAGCTTCATCGAGGAGGCCGTTTCCAACCTCAGCCTCGCCCTCCTCCTGGGCTGCCTGCTGGTGGTCATGATCCTGAGCGCCTTCCTGTTCCAGTGGCGGACAGCGCTCATCAGCCTGATCGCCATTCCGCTCTCCCTACTCACAGCCGTCATGGTGCTGTACCTCACCGGCGGTTCGGTCAACACGATGATCCTGGCCGGGCTGGTCATTGCGGTGGGGGTCGTCGTCGACGACGCGATCATCGACGTCGAAAACATCATGCGCCGCCTGCGGCAACACCGTGGCTACGGCGGAGGTGAATCGACGGCGTCCGTGGTGCTGAAGGCCTCCTTGGAAATGCGAAGCCCGATTGTCTATGCCACCCTGATCATTGTCGTGGCCGCCCTGCCCATCTTTTTCCTGGAAGGGCTCACGGGAGTATTCTTCAGGCCTCTTGCCGTCTCCTACACTCTGGCCGTCCTGGCCTCGATGCTGGTGGCGCTCACCGTGACGCCGGCACTTGCCTTGATCCTGTTGGCCAGGGCAAAACTGGAGCAACTCGATCCGCCGCTGGTCCGCGTGCTCAAACGCGGCTACCACGCGCTACTGTCCCGCATCATGAACCGGCCGCGCTACGGCTACGCCGGCTTCGGGGCCCTTGCCCTTGTGGGTCTGGCGATCGCCCCTCTGCTCGGACAGTCTTTGTTCCCCACGTTCAAGGAACGCGACTTCCTGATGCACTGGGTGTCGGAACCGGGCACGTCGGCAGCAGAAGAATACCGGATTGCCCAGCGGGGCTGCGCAGCGTTCCTCAAGGTGCCCGGGGTCCTCAACTGCGGAACGCATATCGGCCAGGCCTTTCAGGCTGACGAAATTGTCGGCGTCAACGCCGGTGAACACTGGATCAGCATTGACCGTCACGCCAATTACGAGCAGACGGTCGCAGCCGTCCAGGATGTCGTGGACGGATACCCGGGCCTGCACCGCGACGTGCAGACCTACCTGAAGGAGAGGATCGAAGAGGTCCTGACGGGGGCCAGCGAACCCATCCTCGTCCGGGTTTACGGTGACGATCTTGCCGTGCTGCGTGAGCAGGCCCAGAGGATCAAGGGAATCCTCAGTGAGATAGAAGGGACCGACGATCCCCATATCTCCCTGGAAGTCGACGTACCGCAGATTACCGTCAAAGTGAACCTGGCGGCGGCGGAAAAGTTTGGCCTTAAGCCCGGGGACGTGCGACGCGCTGCTGCGACCCTCGTAGCCGGGGAAGAGGTGGGCGACGTCTTCCGGGACGGACGGGCCTACGACGTCCAGGTGTGGAGCACACCGGAGACGCGGGCAAACGTCACCAGCATCGAGGACCTGCCCATAGATACGCCGGGCGGAAAGCGCGTGCGCCTCGCCGACGTCGCCGACGTCAACGTGCAGGCCACCCCGAACCTCATCGACCGCACCAACGGGTCCCGCAGGGTCGAGGTTGGGTCCTTCATCGACCCCGGGGCGGACCTCGGCCACGTTGTCACACAGCTGCAGGAACGCCTGAAGTCCCTCAACCTGCCCGTAGGCTACAGCGTCCAGCTCCTGGGCGAATATACGGAGCGGCAGGCGGCCACGGAGCGCCTGACGATTCTCGCTGTCGCGGCGCTGATTCTGATCCTCGTGCTCCTGCAGGCGTCGTTCCGCAGCTGGCGGTTGGCGATCCTCGCCCTCCTGACCTTGCCTATTGCACTCGTCGGAGGAGTCCTGGCTGCGTATTTCACCGGTGGCGTGCTGTCGCTGGGCTCGCTCGTGGGGTTCCTGACAGTCATGGGAATCGCGGCCCGGAACGGCATCCTGCTCATCAGCCACTGCCTGCATCTGGAAAGGATCGAGGGGGTTCCGTTCAGCGGCTCGCTCGTGCTGAGGGGCGCCGGTGAACGGCTCTCCCCGATCCTTATGACCACCCTTGCCACCGGACTCGCCCTGGTGCCCCTGGTCGTCATGGGGGATGTGCCCGGGCATGAGATCGAATACCCGATGGCTGTGGTCATCCTCGGCGGACTCCTGACCTCCACGCTGCTGAACCTGTTTATTGTGCCGTCGCTCTATCTGCGGTTCGCCCAGTCGAGGAAATCCCGGAAGGCGGCAGAACAGGAGCTCGCCCTGCAGAAACTCGCAGTTCAGTAG
- a CDS encoding efflux RND transporter permease subunit, producing the protein MMGAILGWVLQFRILVLVVAAGVLGYGFTALPTMPVDAFPEFAPPQVEIQTEALGLSAGEVEQLITSPMEADLLNGVAWVEAIRSKSLPGLSSIQLVFQPGTDMFRARQLVAERLTQARALPNVSAAPVLMQPLSSTSRVMMVRLTSKDMSPIDMSVLARWTMKPALLAVPGVANISIWGQRDQQLQVLVDPKRLEAKGVTLDQVIRTTGNSVWVSPLSYLEASTPGTGGFLETGHQRLGVQHVLPITTPEDLGKVSLQGTSSKLLLGDVAQVQTDHQPLIGDAQPGQDAELLLVIEKFPETNTADVTKGLDETMRELQAGLPGVTADTTVYRQESYVEQEMGTLGVALLVTLLLVAAAFGVIFRSWRSALITLITVPLSLIAAALLLTLRGAGLNTLVFAGMILALTVIIGDVAEDLNSAARAYRASKATDLGDSRIALLAGALRPVRTSLFYALLIMALSVLPMLFVPGQNGAMFGPLVIAYLLALAVAMVVALTVTAALAFFLPPASAAPGRERQAMQRLRIRYGRALSRRPGKPALVLAAAAVMALAALALAPQLVPNHPVVPVLADNTLVVQWRAAPGTSDQEMVRITDTAARELRAVQGVSNVATEVGRAITSDHVGDISSGELWVGVAKDASYSSTLEDVQRVVAGYPGLSATVSTYPQQKIDQIREAADSGFGVRVYGVDMATLRAKAEEVRQVLAHTAGVVNPRVDAAIEQPTVQVKVDLAKAQKAGVIPGDVRRAAAALLQGIEVGNVYEQQKVFSVVVKGTPATRNSLTSVSELLIDTPKGGHVRLGDVAEVSIVPNDAVIVHDDTSRRVDVKADIQGRGLADVQQDIERGLQQIQFPVAYHAEILTRFAQQQSAFQWLWLLAAVAAFGILVLLQTALGGWRLSAAVFLGLIASLSGGVIAALADGGANYLAAFVAFSAILGIAVRSCLLLAGEVRNLRARHGEATGPALVIRAARNRLKPTLASVVTTAAALLPLVLLGGVTGTEVIQPIAIIIWGGLLTTTLFVLFVLPAILLRFEGSQAGTRTATTQPALADAPTGL; encoded by the coding sequence ATGATGGGCGCCATTCTCGGCTGGGTTCTGCAGTTCCGGATCCTTGTCCTGGTCGTGGCCGCCGGCGTCCTCGGGTACGGCTTCACCGCCCTGCCCACCATGCCGGTTGACGCCTTCCCCGAGTTCGCACCGCCGCAGGTCGAAATCCAGACCGAGGCCCTGGGGCTCTCTGCCGGTGAAGTCGAACAGCTCATCACGTCACCCATGGAGGCCGACCTCCTCAACGGTGTGGCATGGGTGGAGGCGATCCGTTCCAAGTCACTTCCCGGCCTGTCCTCGATCCAGTTGGTCTTCCAGCCGGGTACGGACATGTTCCGGGCACGCCAGCTCGTCGCTGAGCGCTTGACCCAGGCCAGGGCGCTGCCCAACGTGTCGGCAGCACCCGTGCTCATGCAACCACTGTCTTCCACCAGCCGGGTGATGATGGTCAGGCTCACGTCCAAGGACATGTCCCCCATCGACATGTCCGTGCTGGCACGGTGGACCATGAAGCCGGCGCTTTTGGCCGTTCCCGGAGTAGCGAACATTTCCATCTGGGGCCAGCGCGACCAGCAGTTGCAGGTACTCGTGGACCCCAAGCGGCTGGAAGCTAAGGGCGTGACACTGGACCAGGTCATCAGGACCACGGGCAACTCCGTGTGGGTGTCCCCGTTGAGCTACCTTGAGGCCTCAACGCCGGGCACGGGCGGCTTTCTGGAGACGGGACATCAGCGGCTGGGCGTCCAGCATGTCCTTCCCATCACCACTCCCGAGGACCTCGGAAAAGTCAGCCTCCAGGGCACCTCCAGCAAACTGCTCCTCGGGGACGTCGCCCAGGTCCAGACGGACCACCAGCCGTTGATCGGTGATGCACAGCCCGGCCAGGACGCTGAGCTGTTGCTGGTAATTGAGAAGTTCCCGGAGACAAACACCGCGGACGTCACAAAGGGGCTCGACGAGACTATGCGCGAGCTCCAGGCCGGGCTACCCGGCGTAACCGCCGACACCACCGTGTACCGGCAGGAGTCGTACGTCGAGCAGGAAATGGGCACCCTTGGTGTCGCGCTGCTTGTCACGCTACTGCTGGTCGCGGCGGCATTCGGAGTGATCTTCCGGTCCTGGCGCAGCGCACTGATCACCCTGATCACCGTACCGCTCTCGCTCATTGCTGCGGCCCTGCTGCTAACCCTACGCGGGGCCGGGCTCAACACCCTGGTCTTCGCCGGCATGATCCTCGCACTGACCGTCATCATCGGGGATGTAGCGGAAGACCTGAACTCCGCCGCCAGGGCCTACCGGGCATCCAAGGCAACCGACCTCGGGGATTCGAGGATCGCCCTGCTTGCGGGTGCGTTACGGCCAGTCCGCACCTCGCTGTTCTACGCCCTGCTGATTATGGCGCTGAGCGTGCTCCCCATGCTCTTTGTCCCTGGCCAAAACGGCGCCATGTTCGGGCCCCTGGTAATTGCATATCTGCTCGCCCTGGCGGTCGCCATGGTCGTGGCCCTCACAGTGACAGCGGCCCTGGCGTTCTTCCTGCCGCCGGCATCAGCGGCCCCGGGCCGCGAGCGCCAGGCTATGCAGCGCCTCCGTATCCGGTATGGGCGGGCACTGTCCCGCCGGCCCGGCAAGCCCGCGTTGGTCCTTGCCGCCGCGGCGGTCATGGCGCTCGCCGCCCTGGCGTTGGCGCCGCAGCTGGTCCCCAACCACCCTGTGGTGCCGGTGCTGGCAGACAACACGCTGGTGGTCCAGTGGAGGGCCGCGCCTGGCACCTCCGACCAGGAGATGGTCCGGATCACCGACACCGCGGCCCGCGAACTGCGGGCGGTGCAGGGCGTCTCCAATGTGGCCACCGAGGTTGGGCGCGCCATTACGTCCGACCACGTGGGAGACATCAGTTCCGGGGAGCTGTGGGTGGGAGTGGCAAAGGATGCCTCGTACTCCAGCACCCTTGAGGACGTACAAAGGGTCGTGGCCGGGTACCCAGGGCTGAGCGCAACGGTCTCCACCTACCCGCAACAGAAAATCGACCAGATCCGGGAAGCTGCCGATTCCGGATTCGGCGTCAGGGTCTACGGCGTAGACATGGCCACCCTCCGGGCAAAGGCCGAGGAAGTGCGGCAGGTTCTCGCGCACACGGCCGGTGTGGTAAATCCCCGCGTTGATGCCGCCATCGAACAGCCGACCGTCCAGGTCAAGGTGGACCTGGCGAAAGCACAGAAGGCAGGCGTCATACCCGGCGATGTCCGGCGTGCGGCGGCTGCGCTGCTGCAGGGCATCGAAGTGGGTAACGTCTACGAGCAGCAGAAGGTCTTCTCCGTGGTGGTCAAGGGAACGCCTGCAACCCGGAACAGCCTCACCAGCGTCAGCGAGCTGCTGATCGACACTCCCAAAGGCGGGCATGTGCGTCTTGGCGACGTCGCCGAGGTCAGTATCGTTCCAAACGATGCGGTCATCGTGCATGACGACACTTCCCGGCGCGTGGATGTAAAGGCGGACATCCAGGGGCGCGGGCTGGCTGATGTGCAGCAGGACATCGAAAGAGGCCTGCAGCAGATCCAGTTCCCGGTGGCCTACCACGCGGAGATCCTCACCCGGTTCGCGCAGCAGCAGTCGGCCTTCCAGTGGCTGTGGCTGCTGGCAGCCGTAGCTGCCTTCGGCATCCTGGTTCTGCTGCAGACAGCGCTGGGCGGGTGGCGGCTTTCAGCCGCCGTATTCCTCGGACTGATCGCATCCCTCTCGGGCGGTGTCATTGCCGCCCTGGCAGATGGCGGGGCCAACTACCTGGCGGCGTTTGTCGCGTTCTCTGCCATCTTGGGCATAGCAGTCCGCAGCTGCCTGCTGCTCGCCGGCGAGGTCAGGAACCTCCGCGCCAGGCATGGCGAAGCCACGGGGCCCGCCCTCGTTATCCGCGCCGCACGCAACAGGCTCAAGCCGACCCTCGCGTCCGTGGTGACCACCGCCGCCGCCCTGCTTCCGCTCGTTCTCCTGGGCGGTGTGACAGGAACTGAGGTCATCCAGCCGATCGCCATCATCATCTGGGGCGGCCTGCTGACTACCACCCTTTTCGTCCTGTTTGTGCTCCCCGCAATCCTGCTCCGCTTCGAAGGCAGCCAGGCAGGGACACGAACAGCAACGACACAACCCGCACTTGCCGACGCCCCCACGGGCCTGTGA